A genomic segment from Candidatus Caldatribacterium sp. encodes:
- a CDS encoding ABC transporter ATP-binding protein has product ILGSLTSTIEEDITGLRVIKAFAQEKREFKKFEEVNANLREIGVKAQIYAGVMGPLMNVINNLSLALVAGFGGWFVLQGMGSIGTIASFIAYSRQFTRPVSELAMQLNTLQSAIAGSERVFALLDETPEPPDPPLGLEPPTIRGAVEFQNVSFSYKPGVPVLKNVSFSVQPGQVVALVGPTGAGKTTIVNLLARFYEPDEGSIFIDGIDIRKINREKLRTLLGIVLQDTYLFATTIRENIRYGKPGATDREVEEAARLAGAEHFILSLPQGYDTVLSDGGENLSQGQRQLLAIARAFLMNPAILILDEATSNVDTHTERLVQEAMLRLMRGRTTFIIAHRLSTIRNADLILVIKNGEIVERGTHEELLKKRGFYYKLYTSQRG; this is encoded by the coding sequence ATCCTTGGGAGCCTTACGAGCACCATCGAAGAGGATATCACGGGGCTTAGGGTCATCAAGGCATTTGCGCAGGAAAAACGGGAATTTAAAAAATTCGAAGAAGTCAATGCCAACCTCAGAGAAATCGGAGTAAAAGCCCAAATCTATGCGGGAGTCATGGGTCCCTTGATGAACGTCATCAATAACCTGAGTCTTGCTCTTGTTGCCGGATTCGGGGGATGGTTCGTCCTTCAGGGGATGGGGAGCATTGGAACCATTGCGAGCTTCATCGCCTACTCAAGGCAGTTCACCCGCCCCGTGAGCGAACTTGCCATGCAGCTCAACACCCTCCAGTCAGCCATTGCAGGTAGTGAAAGGGTCTTTGCCCTCCTTGATGAAACACCAGAACCCCCTGATCCTCCCTTGGGCTTGGAACCCCCGACAATTCGGGGAGCCGTGGAGTTCCAGAACGTCTCCTTCTCCTACAAGCCGGGGGTTCCTGTCCTGAAAAACGTGAGCTTCTCCGTCCAGCCTGGACAAGTTGTTGCCCTTGTTGGACCCACAGGAGCAGGGAAAACCACCATCGTCAATCTCCTTGCCCGATTCTATGAACCCGATGAGGGAAGCATCTTCATCGACGGCATCGACATACGAAAGATAAACCGAGAGAAGCTCCGTACCCTCCTTGGCATTGTCCTCCAGGACACATACCTCTTTGCCACCACCATCCGGGAAAACATCCGCTACGGAAAGCCCGGAGCAACCGACCGGGAAGTCGAAGAAGCAGCTCGTCTTGCCGGCGCCGAACATTTCATCCTCAGCCTCCCCCAGGGTTACGACACCGTCCTCTCCGATGGTGGGGAAAACCTGAGCCAGGGGCAGCGGCAGCTCCTTGCCATCGCTCGGGCTTTTCTCATGAATCCAGCCATTCTCATTCTTGATGAAGCCACAAGTAACGTTGACACCCACACGGAGCGCTTAGTCCAGGAAGCCATGCTCCGCCTCATGAGGGGACGGACGACCTTCATCATTGCCCACCGCCTGAGCACCATCCGCAATGCGGACCTTATCCTCGTCATCAAGAACGGGGAAATCGTGGAGAGAGGAACCCACGAGGAACTCCTCAAAAAGAGGGGGTTCTACTACAAACTGTACACGAGTCAAAGAGGGTAA